The following proteins are co-located in the Planococcus plakortidis genome:
- the yqeK gene encoding bis(5'-nucleosyl)-tetraphosphatase (symmetrical) YqeK translates to MDPSLMLQKVKERLPEKRFKHVLGVMNTAVALAKQYGVPEDQARIAAILHDVAKFADREWMRGIIEKQKMDPLLLDYHHELWHAPVGAYLASYEFGVEDAGILDAIRYHTTGRAGMSDLEKIIYTADMIEPSRQFPGVDRLRAMKNDGLDRLMEASIRQSIEFLASKNQPVYPDSLKCLEHFEQQKGNVKND, encoded by the coding sequence ATGGACCCGAGCCTGATGCTCCAAAAAGTGAAGGAACGCCTTCCTGAAAAGCGTTTTAAGCATGTACTGGGCGTGATGAATACGGCGGTGGCATTGGCCAAGCAATATGGGGTGCCGGAAGATCAAGCGCGTATTGCGGCGATTCTGCATGACGTGGCGAAATTCGCGGACCGTGAATGGATGCGCGGCATCATCGAAAAGCAAAAGATGGACCCTTTACTGCTCGACTATCATCATGAGTTATGGCATGCCCCGGTCGGTGCTTACCTGGCTTCCTACGAATTCGGTGTCGAAGATGCAGGCATCCTCGACGCGATCCGTTACCATACGACAGGGCGCGCCGGCATGTCCGATCTCGAGAAAATCATCTATACTGCAGATATGATCGAACCGAGCCGCCAGTTCCCGGGAGTCGACCGGTTGAGAGCCATGAAAAATGACGGCCTCGACCGCTTGATGGAAGCATCGATCCGGCAATCGATCGAATTTCTCGCATCAAAAAATCAGCCGGTTTATCCGGATTCCTTGAAATGCCTGGAGCATTTCGAGCAACAGAAAGGGAACGTGAAGAATGACTAA
- the rsfS gene encoding ribosome silencing factor — MTKDTLLQVAYKAAEDKKAEDIVVLNMEGISLLADYFLICSANSDRQVQSIARELMDKAGEAGYEVKSVEGFDAARWVLVDLGDVVAHIFHRDERSYYNLERLWRDAPQLEV, encoded by the coding sequence ATGACTAAAGATACATTATTGCAAGTGGCGTACAAAGCCGCAGAGGATAAAAAAGCAGAAGACATCGTTGTATTGAACATGGAAGGGATTTCGCTGTTGGCGGATTACTTCCTCATCTGCAGCGCGAACTCGGACCGTCAAGTCCAGTCGATCGCCCGTGAATTGATGGATAAGGCTGGAGAAGCCGGCTATGAAGTGAAAAGTGTCGAAGGCTTTGACGCCGCGCGCTGGGTCCTGGTCGACCTTGGCGATGTCGTGGCGCATATCTTCCATCGCGATGAGCGCTCGTATTACAACCTAGAGCGTCTATGGCGCGACGCTCCGCAGCTCGAAGTATGA
- a CDS encoding class I SAM-dependent DNA methyltransferase, whose translation MNYGRFAAVYDDLMEDIPYEQYVEWIAETMRSGSVLDLACGTGVLSELMAELGYDVTASDLSADMLTVAQNRFKESGLEIPVLQLSMDNLEGLEGFDAVTIAIDSLNYLAKEEQVKDTFGQVYAALKPGGYFFFDVHSVFKVDEIFMHSPFVYDGEDLAYMWHTEKGSAPHSVIHDLTFFVREGWMFERFEETHEQRTYPIEVYKEWLTEAGFTVESVTADFTADAPNDESERIFFRAKK comes from the coding sequence ATGAACTACGGGCGGTTTGCAGCGGTTTATGACGATTTGATGGAAGATATTCCATACGAACAATACGTGGAATGGATTGCTGAAACGATGCGCTCCGGGTCTGTACTCGATCTTGCGTGCGGAACCGGCGTGCTGTCTGAATTGATGGCTGAACTCGGCTATGATGTGACGGCAAGTGATTTATCCGCTGATATGCTCACAGTTGCGCAGAATCGCTTTAAAGAATCAGGGCTGGAGATTCCGGTGCTTCAATTGTCCATGGACAACCTCGAAGGATTAGAAGGCTTCGATGCTGTGACGATCGCGATTGATTCGTTGAATTACTTAGCGAAAGAAGAGCAGGTCAAGGACACCTTCGGACAAGTTTATGCGGCATTGAAGCCTGGCGGGTATTTTTTCTTCGATGTCCATTCAGTGTTTAAAGTCGATGAGATCTTTATGCACAGCCCGTTCGTTTATGACGGAGAAGATCTTGCTTATATGTGGCACACGGAAAAAGGATCGGCGCCTCACAGCGTCATCCACGATTTGACTTTTTTCGTGCGTGAGGGCTGGATGTTCGAGCGTTTTGAAGAAACGCATGAACAACGGACTTACCCGATTGAGGTTTATAAGGAATGGCTTACGGAAGCCGGATTCACGGTGGAATCAGTAACTGCTGATTTTACAGCCGATGCACCAAACGACGAAAGCGAACGGATCTTTTTCCGTGCGAAAAAATAA
- a CDS encoding helix-hairpin-helix domain-containing protein, whose amino-acid sequence MSPQLAKYARIVVPIAAVLALLYFFLLRDPPEATRLGELTPEPTEQIPPPETDTAIPENVMIDVKGAVKNAGLYELPAGSRINDAIEAAGGLLPEADSRSINLAVIVLDESSVYVPTLGEESVAQAALMLGGSAAPGLINLNSATEEELTELPGIGPAKAAAIVAHRTENGPFKNIEQLMDVTGIGEKSFEQLQELIRVR is encoded by the coding sequence ATGTCTCCGCAACTTGCCAAATACGCCCGCATCGTCGTGCCGATCGCCGCGGTTTTGGCACTTCTCTATTTCTTTCTCCTGCGCGACCCTCCTGAGGCTACACGCCTCGGCGAACTCACTCCCGAACCCACCGAACAAATTCCGCCACCGGAAACCGATACAGCGATACCGGAAAACGTCATGATCGATGTGAAAGGGGCTGTCAAAAATGCCGGCCTTTATGAATTGCCTGCCGGTTCACGTATCAACGATGCTATCGAAGCTGCCGGCGGCTTGTTGCCGGAAGCGGACAGCCGCTCGATTAACTTGGCTGTCATCGTGCTGGACGAATCATCGGTTTATGTGCCAACACTAGGCGAGGAAAGCGTGGCACAGGCAGCATTAATGCTAGGCGGCAGTGCTGCGCCCGGGCTCATCAACTTGAATTCGGCAACCGAAGAGGAGCTGACCGAACTTCCTGGAATCGGGCCGGCCAAAGCGGCAGCCATCGTGGCGCACCGGACTGAGAACGGCCCTTTCAAAAACATCGAGCAATTGATGGATGTAACAGGGATCGGTGAAAAGAGTTTTGAACAATTGCAAGAGCTGATCCGGGTTAGATGA
- a CDS encoding ComE operon protein 2, which produces MKRITWDQFFMAQSHLLALRSTCTRLAVGATIVRDRRIMAGGYNGSISGGDHCIDKGCYVVDNHCVRTIHAEMNALLQCAKYGVSVSGADMYVSHFPCLQCTKSIIQAGISRLYYAADYKNHEYAIELLEQANVEVIQVMFDERTIDFLSVEKTALYMELIEKLGAKGASEEELSHYKERVKELFGELLV; this is translated from the coding sequence ATGAAGCGAATAACGTGGGATCAATTTTTTATGGCTCAAAGCCATCTTTTAGCGCTAAGAAGCACTTGCACGCGGCTGGCCGTCGGGGCGACGATCGTACGCGACCGGCGCATCATGGCCGGGGGGTATAACGGCTCGATTTCCGGTGGGGACCATTGCATCGATAAAGGCTGCTATGTTGTCGATAACCATTGTGTACGGACCATCCATGCGGAAATGAATGCGCTGTTGCAATGCGCGAAGTATGGGGTCAGCGTCAGCGGCGCCGATATGTATGTCAGCCATTTCCCTTGCCTCCAATGCACGAAATCCATTATCCAGGCCGGCATTTCACGCCTTTACTACGCAGCGGATTATAAAAATCACGAATACGCGATCGAACTGCTGGAACAGGCAAATGTTGAAGTGATCCAAGTGATGTTCGATGAACGCACCATCGATTTCCTCAGCGTCGAGAAAACGGCACTTTATATGGAATTGATTGAAAAGCTTGGCGCAAAAGGGGCGAGCGAAGAAGAATTGTCCCATTATAAAGAACGGGTGAAGGAATTATTCGGAGAACTTCTCGTTTAA
- a CDS encoding DNA internalization-related competence protein ComEC/Rec2 has translation MIYRKESGIWLLIVFAVSLVSFINMDARLVEGPVLTGSFQGELVFGERTIDGDRLSGFATDRFGQVIYASYRIRSIEEQRRLLQLGPAMTLQVEGEYAEPKQPAHPYAFDMAGYLKRHNASGMLEIKTLEAAVSGTGLRARLARQRSDLIEHIESSFPESLAAEAQALLLGDRSGMDTEQARIQRTLGITHLFAISGLHVGIVTGIVYFVLLRLRVRKGTATVLLLMLLPLYSVLAGAAPSVMRACAMVAFVLAAKLFGLHVSALQALSVSFILFLWVDPGLLQDIGFQLSYGASFAIIASLKLMEGASFLKSGLIVTAVSQLCLYPLLLFHFYEISLSAFLVNAVYVPMFTLVILPANFILLAATFLPLGIDALLFMIYEPFRSWIGGVTMSLAGLPHQVWTPGRPTAAWIVFMAASVLLFFVQAEKRFRFRLLFILLVPALLLTAKSYLDPGLHVSFIDVGQGDSTLIELPYRQAVYLIDTGGVLRFEGEAFQESGRPFEVGRQTVVPYLKGRGISDVDLLILSHPDSDHAEGADEVFEELDVEHLHITPGSETAALMAELSASAKEVGVETPKSGARWLAGNTRFHYLSPEDEVYEGNDDSLVLLMDHQGQRFLFTGDLENEGESGVIERYGQQLAGITVLKVGHHGSKTSSSQFFLEALRPEMSIVSAGADNRYGHPSPEVTERFRALGLPLLSTAEKGTIRMTVESGKVYVESSRK, from the coding sequence ATGATCTACCGGAAAGAATCCGGTATTTGGCTGCTGATTGTTTTCGCGGTGTCATTGGTTTCTTTCATTAATATGGATGCCCGTCTGGTGGAAGGGCCAGTGCTAACTGGAAGTTTTCAAGGAGAACTTGTTTTCGGTGAAAGGACAATCGACGGCGACCGCTTGTCAGGATTTGCGACTGACCGTTTTGGCCAAGTCATTTATGCGAGCTATCGAATCCGTTCGATTGAAGAACAGCGGCGATTGCTGCAATTGGGCCCTGCTATGACGCTTCAGGTAGAAGGTGAATATGCAGAACCGAAACAGCCTGCCCATCCATATGCGTTTGATATGGCGGGCTACCTGAAGCGACACAACGCTTCAGGCATGCTTGAGATCAAGACGCTCGAGGCGGCAGTCTCTGGAACGGGGCTTCGTGCCCGTTTGGCTCGGCAGCGCAGTGACTTGATCGAACATATCGAATCGTCTTTCCCGGAATCTTTGGCAGCAGAAGCCCAGGCGCTTTTGCTCGGTGACCGCAGTGGCATGGATACGGAGCAGGCGAGGATCCAGCGGACGCTCGGCATCACCCATCTTTTTGCCATATCGGGGCTCCATGTCGGCATCGTTACGGGCATAGTCTATTTTGTGTTGCTGCGCTTGCGTGTCCGGAAAGGAACGGCGACAGTGCTATTGCTCATGTTACTGCCATTATATTCCGTATTGGCAGGGGCCGCCCCGTCGGTCATGCGGGCATGTGCCATGGTAGCTTTCGTGCTGGCGGCAAAGCTGTTCGGTCTCCACGTATCCGCACTTCAGGCATTGTCAGTGAGTTTCATCCTGTTCTTATGGGTGGATCCTGGCCTCTTACAAGATATCGGCTTTCAATTATCGTACGGGGCGAGTTTCGCGATTATCGCGTCACTGAAATTGATGGAAGGGGCTTCTTTTCTGAAAAGCGGCTTGATTGTCACCGCAGTTTCCCAGCTCTGCCTATATCCTCTCTTGCTGTTCCATTTTTATGAAATTTCCTTATCTGCCTTTTTGGTGAATGCCGTCTATGTGCCTATGTTTACGCTGGTGATTCTGCCTGCGAATTTCATCCTTTTGGCTGCGACCTTCTTGCCGCTGGGCATCGATGCCCTCCTTTTTATGATTTATGAACCGTTTCGCAGCTGGATTGGCGGTGTGACTATGTCTTTGGCGGGTTTGCCGCATCAAGTTTGGACGCCGGGCAGGCCGACTGCCGCTTGGATAGTGTTCATGGCTGCCAGCGTGCTGCTATTCTTTGTCCAGGCCGAAAAGCGCTTCCGTTTCCGTTTATTGTTTATCCTGTTGGTTCCGGCATTATTGTTGACGGCAAAGTCATATTTGGACCCTGGGCTGCATGTCAGTTTTATCGATGTGGGACAGGGCGACAGCACGCTGATCGAACTTCCTTACCGTCAGGCGGTCTATTTGATCGATACCGGGGGAGTGTTGCGTTTTGAAGGGGAGGCATTTCAGGAAAGCGGCAGGCCGTTTGAAGTGGGGCGGCAAACGGTGGTGCCGTATTTGAAAGGGCGCGGCATTTCCGATGTGGATCTTTTGATTTTGAGCCACCCGGATTCGGACCATGCAGAAGGGGCGGATGAAGTGTTTGAGGAATTGGATGTCGAGCACTTGCATATTACGCCTGGATCTGAAACGGCTGCTTTGATGGCAGAACTTTCAGCGTCTGCGAAAGAAGTGGGAGTGGAGACGCCGAAGAGCGGTGCGCGCTGGCTTGCCGGCAATACGCGTTTCCACTATTTATCCCCTGAGGATGAAGTGTATGAAGGCAATGATGATTCATTGGTGTTGCTGATGGACCATCAAGGCCAGCGATTCCTCTTTACAGGAGATCTGGAAAATGAAGGCGAGTCCGGGGTGATCGAGCGGTACGGTCAACAACTAGCCGGCATAACGGTGCTGAAAGTTGGGCACCATGGCAGCAAGACGTCGAGTTCGCAATTTTTCCTGGAAGCGCTGCGGCCGGAAATGTCCATTGTTTCGGCCGGGGCCGATAACCGCTATGGGCATCCGAGCCCTGAAGTGACCGAGCGTTTTCGCGCATTGGGCTTGCCATTGCTGTCGACAGCAGAAAAAGGAACCATCCGCATGACTGTTGAAAGCGGAAAGGTTTACGTCGAATCCAGCCGAAAATAA
- a CDS encoding YqzM family protein — MNEFEQNVQSKRNDAIDAGMGFVVSFGFFALIFIIAGVVQFAAR; from the coding sequence ATGAATGAATTTGAACAGAACGTTCAGTCCAAACGCAACGATGCCATCGATGCAGGGATGGGCTTCGTCGTTTCCTTTGGTTTCTTTGCACTAATTTTCATCATCGCTGGCGTTGTGCAATTCGCAGCCCGCTGA
- the holA gene encoding DNA polymerase III subunit delta, with the protein MITSIWKSIRADKIDPVYLIVGTESYFITKTIELLKAQMAEAGETDVSTFDLDEVPVSHVLEEADTIPFFSDRKLIVARNASFLKAAERGKEKINHDLKSLEAWLENPPATSVTIFVAPYEKLDERKKIVKLMKKNVVLIEAKSLQPHELESWIAHEAKSHGKTLERQSAQKLIEMAGTNLTLLASEIEKMSLYLGSEEEDITQALIEDMTARTLEQDAFKMLQAYLDGDVQTALSVYYDLLRQKEEPVALAALLASQIRFMVHVYYLQKKGYHAQQISKQLKAHPYRVKLLVEKRRQISEARLLQVLGDLADIDLQLKTVSGNRERVLEFFLMKRAGHQKRTS; encoded by the coding sequence ATGATTACATCAATCTGGAAGTCGATACGCGCGGATAAAATCGATCCGGTTTATTTGATCGTCGGGACGGAAAGTTATTTCATCACGAAGACGATTGAATTGCTGAAAGCGCAAATGGCCGAAGCCGGGGAAACGGATGTCTCCACTTTCGACTTGGATGAAGTGCCTGTTAGCCATGTGCTTGAAGAAGCGGATACGATCCCGTTTTTCAGCGACCGGAAATTGATCGTTGCGCGCAATGCTTCGTTCTTGAAAGCGGCGGAACGCGGCAAAGAGAAAATCAACCATGATCTCAAGTCCTTGGAAGCGTGGCTCGAGAATCCCCCCGCGACGAGTGTGACGATTTTCGTGGCGCCATATGAAAAATTGGATGAACGCAAGAAAATCGTCAAGCTGATGAAAAAGAATGTCGTGCTCATCGAAGCGAAATCGCTGCAGCCGCATGAATTGGAAAGCTGGATCGCGCATGAGGCGAAATCCCACGGCAAGACGCTTGAGCGGCAAAGTGCGCAAAAGCTCATCGAAATGGCCGGGACCAATTTGACTTTGCTTGCGTCGGAAATCGAGAAGATGTCCTTATACCTCGGCTCGGAAGAAGAGGACATCACACAGGCCCTCATCGAAGACATGACTGCCCGCACATTAGAGCAGGATGCTTTCAAGATGTTGCAGGCTTATCTCGACGGCGATGTCCAGACAGCGCTCAGTGTCTATTACGACTTGCTGCGCCAAAAGGAAGAGCCGGTCGCGCTCGCCGCGCTGCTCGCCTCCCAGATCCGCTTCATGGTGCATGTCTATTACTTGCAGAAAAAAGGCTATCATGCACAGCAAATTTCCAAGCAGCTGAAAGCACACCCTTACCGCGTCAAATTATTGGTGGAAAAGCGCCGGCAAATTTCGGAAGCGCGCTTGCTTCAAGTGCTCGGCGATTTAGCGGACATCGATCTGCAATTGAAGACCGTTTCCGGAAACCGGGAACGCGTGCTGGAATTCTTCCTCATGAAGCGCGCGGGACATCAAAAGCGAACATCCTGA
- the rpsT gene encoding 30S ribosomal protein S20, translating to MPNIKSAIKRVRTNDTKNAQNSSVKSAMRSSVKKAEQAVANNEENKGDSLKAAIKQVEKAASKGLIHKNTAARRKSSLMKKA from the coding sequence ATGCCAAACATTAAATCTGCAATCAAACGTGTTCGCACGAACGATACGAAAAATGCTCAGAACTCATCTGTTAAATCTGCTATGCGTTCTTCTGTGAAAAAGGCTGAGCAAGCTGTAGCCAACAATGAAGAAAACAAAGGGGATTCCCTTAAAGCAGCAATCAAACAAGTTGAGAAAGCAGCTTCTAAAGGTTTGATCCACAAAAACACTGCTGCCCGTAGAAAATCAAGCCTCATGAAAAAAGCGTAA